In Nomascus leucogenys isolate Asia chromosome 3, Asia_NLE_v1, whole genome shotgun sequence, the genomic window tatggaGTTTACAAAACATGCTTACACATTATTTCATGTCATCTGAATTATAAGCTTATGTATCTTGCAAATGACTAAGACTGGGCTTCTCACTTCTGGTTCCAGATCCTATGATGGCTGTAATAGTcagttctcacgctgctatgaaggaATAACTGagcctggataatttataaaggaaagagttttaattgactcatagttctgcatggatgagaaggcctcaggaaacttacaatcatggcagaagaggaagtaaACACATCCTTTTTTCACATGGCTGCAGGaagaagaatgagtgcccagcgaagaaggaagccccttataaaaccatcagatcttctaagaactcactatcacaaggacaggatGGGAAAAACCGGCCCTGTGATTCAactatctccacctggtccctcccaggacacgtggggattatgggaacaattcaagatgacatttgggtggggacacagccaaaccatatcaatggctCACACCATTTGCCTACCTGCAGAGCTTAAAACACACTTGGTCTATAACATCTCTACGaaccaattaaaaatgaaacactaaAAGAAAGTCAATTTGCCTCATGAgaattttccacaatttcagttaAGGGACTTGCTGTGTTGTGTTAAGCATGTGTTATGGTCAAAATGAAATTAGAGATCCActaaaaaatgctttataatgCTTATGTAGGTGTGACAaagatttgtgtgttttcttgatTACAAGAGCCATCTCCCGTATCAAAGTAACACTCTTAAGCATTCTGAAGCATGTATGGTTTATTTACAGTGATACAAAAGGTTTGAAAAGGATGCTTTACCAAAAGTTTTGTTAATGAAATAGGAATGCAAATAAAGAGGTACATTCACTGGATTGCAATTGGCAACCAAAAGTAACCTTTTTCTAACGTAAACCTTGTATGTTTGTTGCTTTGCTGCATCTCATTTCTTTTGGTAGGTTGTTGTTATTATTCTGTTAGgagaaaaaaacttaattttgctTGATTTTCTTTGATCTAGGAGTCATTTAAAGATGTAATGCCACCTTCCTTGCCAAATTTGATTCTGTCTTCCTCACTTATTTTGGTCAACAGAACTTCATCTTTCCAGTTCTTCTAGCCAAAAATCATCCTTGACTCCCCACTTAGGACTTATGCACTAGCTGTTTCCTCTGGCAGCTCTTTCCTTATAACAAATCAGTATAATACCTCTGAACTGAGGCGATCTAAAAAAAATGAGCAACTTATACTTGCAAAgttactttatgtattttatttgattGTCATCATAGTTAGCAGACTCCACTTTTTTCATTAAAGTTTAAAAGAACGCCTGAAATCAACCCTTAATACCGTAAACACGGTATCAGTATCAAAGTGTTCCTCTGCTATAGGTAAGCAGCACTCCTCAATAAAAGATCAAGGTGCCTTCTGGTGCATGGGACATCACCATTTCAACAAGAGAAAACTTCAGAGGCTTCATCATTAGgaatctttcatttaaaaagtgttcCTCCCACTATACAAGTGAAACCAGCTTTAATAcagagaaatcaaagaaaaatacagaaaagcggGGAACAGCTTtcgagtaatttttaaaattttccattttttcgacttagcaaaataatacaataaaggAACATGGGATCCTTTATTATTGTTACCatagtttttaatattattttcataaagctAACCATGTTTATTTAGCCATTTTCTTAGCTTTTGCCATCatggttctttgaaaattttctttgtaattgcTGCAATGATTTTGGAGATCACAGATGCATGCTACTTGCTCAAGTCTATTCTTGGAAGTCGTATTACCAAATTAAAGGTTCTCAACATTTCTCGGGGTACTGCAATTTTTACATTGCATATGATAATTGTTATTACTGAGATCTACATTCCTTTCATCAATTCACAAATACACAATCACAGACATCCTGAGATCTATCATACGTCCAGCCGCGTTCATTTCACAAAATCAGAAGTTAAGCCTAAAGATCTGAACCGAGAAGCCGGACCTCCGGTCTACTTCTCCCTCCTGGATCCACCCCGACTTATTAAGCAGTTAGGCCGACCCTTCCATACTCATTCAAGGCAGTGCAGAGCTTTTGCTCCCCTGCCCAGAGGCATCTACACTGGTCCCAGCCTCTCGTCCAACTCCCGTAGGACGCCAAGCAATACGGAGTTCGAGAAGCTCAGAAATCTTCTGAGCCCCACCAGTCCACACTAGGTTGCAAGCCCGCAGCACCTACGCCACAGGGTCAAACCGGAAACCAGAAAAGGTGAAGGCACCGGACGCCCGTCGCCCCGGCCCGGCCACCAGCGACACTATCCTTCACTGGCGCGCAATGCCGGCCTTTCAGCCCCGACTCATCGAGTGAGGATGCCGCGCTGAGAGGCTTCTTAGGCTCAGGCCCTGCAAAGTCCAGGAGCCGGCTGTAGGTGTCCTTGGCGAATGCCAGACCGCGCGCACCGTCCCAGCAAGTCCCGGGCGAGTGTGGGACAGGCAGCAAATCAGTGCCCCCCTGGCCAGGCAGAACGAATCGAACGTGGAAGTAGGGAGCAGGCGGAGGCCGGCGCGGAGCTGTAGCTAAGCAAGCCGGGTCTGGCTTTGAGCCCTGGGCCTTCCAGCCGGGGACTCTGCGCTTGCGCCCGCCTGGCCGCCGCCCGCTCTCCCGGCGCGGCAGCTGTCTGGGCTGCTGCGCGCCGCCTAGGTGTCTGGACGATCCATGGGCAAGAGCAAGGGCCACGATGACAGATTACGGCGAGGAGCAGCGCAACGAGCTGGAGGCTTTGGAGTCCATCTACCCTGACTCCTTCACAGGTGACTTCCGCGGCCGCAAGCCTGCAGCCGCCCCGAGGTGGAGTAGGACAGGCAGGAGTCGCCGCAGCTCTGGGCCTCATAGGCTGGGGTGGAGAAGGGGACCTTGAGGCCGCGCGGCCACCTTGCCCTCCACTCGTCTCAAGTTCTTCAGTCACTTACCAGCAACCCAGTgactttttctcctcctctgcttGTTCCCGGAAATCTAAAAGTCCGGGTGATGCTGGAGGGTGTCAGGCCTGAAAATTGAGTCGGGATTACTTTGGTTTCTGTGTAACCTACAGCAACCTGAGATTTATAATACATTAAAAGATACTCCAAGTGAGATTCGTTTTTCCTCAGCCGCAAGGATGTTAGTTTTCACATTTTCACCTTTATTAAGGTAGAAACTTTCTCATACGATGCTGTTTTAGTTTATAGGATTCAGGGTGCTGTTTTCAGTTACTCAAATCGGTTTTGAGAGTAGCATAGTCCCTGAAGTCTGTCGGGTTTcttttcttatgaaaaaaaaaaaaaatctggcattCAGCAGAATGTCTAATGGATAATGTGGCCCAAATTTCCGTTCTGCTATAAATTCATAGATTGTTAGATTGGAAGGGAGATTAGACATCATCTATCCTGGGGCTCCTGCTACAAGCCAAGGTCATGGGGGTTCAGGAAGGCTAAGTGGCTTGCTCTGGACTGTCCGCCAGCGAGTTAGCGGCAGGGCTGGTACTAAGAGTTACGTCCGGAACGCTTGCCTGTTCTTTCACCTTCCAGACATATGGGACTTGGGACTCAGCTCCAGCTGAGATTGAGAGAGCAGAAGATTACTTGATAGGTTGGGCTAATGTAAGATATAATGAGAAGTTCATTAGGTATAATTTAGAGGACGAGATTTCTCTATTAAGCCATGCTTCGGATGATTATAAAAATGCTACATTACTATATCAATATGTGTCCTCTGAGATTTGAGAAGCGGTCAAATAAAGCCAATATGAGTGAATAGAACCTAGGTGTGTGCATTTACATTCCCCATCCTTTCCTTTGAGTGTTGCCTATCGTTGATAGTCAGAATTTATAGTGTAAGGTATATTACTTTAACTTATAAACTCCAACCCCTCTCCCTTTCATTGTTTAGCTTAGTTTTCTTGGCTCCACCTTTTGACCACTGCTTGCAATGGTAGCAAATTTTGTTCTGCTTTGCCAACAGGCAGATGTCTCTCAGCTATCCCTGTATAGCTCCAGTCCTGTTCATGTTCTCTCTCACCAGCAGTACATCTGTGCTGTGAGGATGTTAAGGGGATGAGTGAAGAGGGGTTTGAGAGTGTCATTAACTGGGTGAGTGTGTATGGAGTCTGGCTCCCTTCTCTATCCTTGCTTAAATGTCTATGTCTAAAATAGAATATAGGGTCAGTTGTTGGATATATTCTTAATCATGTTTGGTCATTTCCAGTACTTTGGAAACATACTAGGTATGAACACTGTAGGCAGATGTGTTCAAGAAAGCAGGATGTgctattcttttcatttctttggacaTAAGCTATCCCTTGCTAAATCCTATGCATATAAGCATTTATAAaactgatatctttttttttgtttttaaccctgAAATAATCTTGTGGTTATTTCAAATTGTACTAGGCCCTGACAGCTCTGGTATAGTTCACTATGTGAAATTCTTATCAGATGCCCAAGTGCTTGAGGATTCTGAGCCAGGGTAATAAAAGACAATTTATGAATCTTTTGATGCATTCAGGTATTCTGCACTATCAGATGAGCCATCTATCTCTAACTCCTGTCAACATTTCTACAAGCtttgcaataaataaattaaaatgagatgtCTTTATTTATAGTTCTTAGGAACTTTGCCTTCCTAGTGATCATGTTCTTTATGAAACCTCTTGGGGAAAAGGCGGAggactttgaaataaaatgtttccatgtttgatcttttaaaatcttgGAGATTTGcaagattttctgttttatagcCTTCTTTTGTATTTATGATTCCATACTTTTGTATTCTCATGCCAGGTTTAAGAAAGAGATCTTGCTTGTGTCAGTTGGCCAAGGAACAGTAAATGGGAGTTTTGTAACTTCATTTTGAATCACATATAATTATTGAATTTGGTTAATGCTCAATACTATTAATGAAGGAAacagatatactttttttttaatggatgacTGAGTGCTTGACAAAGAAGCATTTGTTAAGTACACGTGACCTCGTGTGGGTGCTGAAGAGGCACAGTCCAGCCCATAGACCTAGGCACATAGATTTAGCCTAACCTCAAAATtaattgctttgactatttgcaAAGAACTTTGGTCCAGTGTTGCATTTGTTGTGATTATAACAAATCATAatacaatttcttctttttgcctaTTCTGTAGCTTGATTGCACATTGATCCAACCCTCCTAACAACTAGTCTTCCAAAATATAAATGGACTCTCCTGATACCACATTCTCCTTCAGTAGTGCTTCACTTGACAAGGTCCTGCTAAGGTAGTAGAATTTGGTTATTTCAATTTATGTATTGAAATCTCTGGCTGTGGGgagttttattgaaacaaattTGTCGGCATCAGGTTAACCAAAAGCCAAGTTTCCTTAATTCTGTTTGCCTTACAAAGAGGAGTACATAATCCTGTATTTCTTTGTCAGTACCTCTAAGCTGCAGCCATTCACATTTGACAGTTATAATTGTATCTTGAGATAGGTAAGAAGTCATCTTGTAAAAGCAGTTTGTTCTAAGTCATACTTTTTGAAAGGTCAGACACTCCCTAACAACCAGAGGTACTTATTTTAATATGGGCTCTCTCGTATTTTGTGGAAACTAAAGGTAATTTGTGTATCTCTTAATGTACCTTTTAGCTGCTACCTCTGTTATCCCTGTTTTTGACAAATCTTTAATTCTGTCAGTTTCACCACCATCTGTCCCCTAACATCTCTCCTGTCCTTCCTCTGTGGCCAACaactaactttctttctttctttctttctttctttctttctttctttctttctctttctctctctctttccttccttccttccttttctttcttttttttctttctctctccttccttccttccttccgcctcccctcccctcacctccccttcccttttttgagacaaggtctcactctgtcacccaggctggagtgcagtgccccAGTCAGCTCACTGGAGACATGGACCTCTttactcaagtgatcttcccacctcagcctccagagtagctgggattacaggctcgcagtaccatgcctggctaattttttcattttttataacaacagaagtcttgctttgttgcccaggctggtctcgaactcttggcctcaagcgagtCTCCCGCCtccagctcccaaagtgctaggattataggcgtgagccactgcacctggcccagctttactctttttctcaatttttttttttttttttgagagagagtctccctttgtcgcccaggctagagtgcagtggcaccatcttgggtcactgcaaccgccatctcccaggttcaagcaattctcctgcctcaccttcccaagtagttgggattacaggtgtgtgccaccatgcctggccaatttttgtatttttagtagagactggggtctcgctatgttcctaggctggtcttgaactcctggcctcaagtgatccacccacttcagcctcccaaagtgctaggattataagcgtgagtcaccatgcccagccctcaaaAGTATTTTGAATTACTTACAGTGGTGGAAGTCTGGCATCCTTAGTGAAGACTAATCTTTCTTCTACTTACCCTAACTCACAGTAATACATGGTAATGGGATTAGTCCTTTATCGGAACTTAGGAATTATCTATTTTTGTGAATCcaattaagtaactttcccatCCCTATTTTAGTTACTGCCCAACTTTGAAATatccctttttctgtttttaaaaaatacttattttaatagGATTAGGTTCAGCTGTGACAGAAAACTCCCAATaacattggtttttaaaaaggtaaaaatgtattttgctcTTGCACATATAAGAGAGTTGTGGCAGCTCTATTTCAAGAATTCCTCAGGTACACATCTTCTAATGTAGCTCTCTGTCATCCCTAAGATGTAGTCTTACAGTCATGGCCAAGATGGTAACATTCCCTTTCCAGGAAGTAGgatgaataaaggaaggaagaaaaacagagaagtaaGAGATGGCAGTTTCTTAAGGAAATTTCCTGGAAACTGTCAGAGGGCATATCTACTTCCATCTTTTTAGTGGGAACTTAGTCATTTGGTGAGAGCTAGCTGGAAATGAAACtaggaaatgtagtctttattctGGGTAGTCAGTATGCTCAGTTAAAAATGGCATAACTTAAATAAGGGGAGAGTGGATATTGGGGGACTCTTAGCAGTACTTCCCAAAATCTTTTCTTTGCTGTACTTTCTTCACGTTTTTTTCTCTATAGTGGCAGCTTTATGTAGTgtccttggacaaatcacttagcCTCTCCAAGCCTTAGTCTCTGTATCTGTTTAATGAGAAATAATGTAAGTGAAAATACCTTATAACTTATAACTGTAAAACAAACATATGATACTCTTTACTAGAAATACCATCTTAGTTGTTGATTTTTCCACTAACATGGCTTCATAATTTCTTGTCTCTTTCAACTAATTttgatttccacttttttttAGCTGCACATGGGCGTTGCCACACCTTGAAAATGCCATCTCTAACATTTTGGCCTCTGAAAATTACTCCTTCCCATAACATTTGTACCCTGTAGTTCTTTTGTTCCCATGCTTTTATTGAACATGTGTCTCATGATTTCTCATGGATTGATAGTTCATCAGTTTCTTTCTGGTCCATTTTGCCTCCCTGTTCTAGCTGACTCCACAGGTCTGGCAGTTCACTAGTATTCTTGCTAACATTCCCATATCTTTTGGTTTCCTCATTTACCAAATAGTTACTATATGCATTTTTTTAGGATCTCAGCTTGGGGAAACAGACATCAGATAAATTTAGGGA contains:
- the LOC115834448 gene encoding uncharacterized protein LOC115834448; protein product: MILEITDACYLLKSILGSRITKLKVLNISRGTAIFTLHMIIVITEIYIPFINSQIHNHRHPEIYHTSSRVHFTKSEVKPKDLNREAGPPVYFSLLDPPRLIKQLGRPFHTHSRQCRAFAPLPRGIYTGPSLSSNSRRTPSNTEFEKLRNLLSPTSPH